One Deinococcus radiotolerans DNA window includes the following coding sequences:
- a CDS encoding MvdC/MvdD family ATP grasp protein produces MPQATLKADARPPKPDSPLHYYRNAHPHELALHMESSVEINSASQSVRLRNCVNDRWLDVRDIGAVWYRRPLPFQLPEHLSHDERMFARKELSEYLRGLWLSMNCFWIDQPHLLRQADYKLEQLTRAKQFGFHIPRTMITNEPAKVREFYRACGGQMIYKVLSTPSLMTDERLMTRTDIDTEQAQTEVPEDLIVKTTLVGEPEMEALETIRLTPSLFQEYVPKQHELRVTVIGNEVFAAEIHSQERPETSIDWRDYSVSIPYRKADLPPAVADACLAFVKGYGLHYSAMDLIYTPDGQYVFLENNPSGQFLFVEHQVPELRMKEAMSNCLIRGGVA; encoded by the coding sequence GTGCCCCAGGCGACGCTGAAGGCTGATGCACGACCCCCAAAACCCGACTCTCCGCTCCATTACTACCGCAATGCCCATCCGCACGAGTTGGCCCTTCACATGGAGAGCAGCGTCGAGATCAATTCAGCCTCTCAATCCGTACGGCTGCGCAACTGTGTCAACGACCGCTGGCTTGACGTGCGGGATATCGGCGCTGTCTGGTACCGCCGCCCCTTGCCCTTTCAACTGCCTGAGCACCTCTCCCACGATGAGCGGATGTTCGCGCGCAAAGAATTGTCTGAGTACCTGAGGGGCCTGTGGCTGTCCATGAACTGCTTCTGGATCGACCAGCCCCATCTCCTTCGTCAGGCGGACTACAAGCTGGAACAGCTGACGCGGGCCAAGCAATTCGGATTTCACATTCCCAGAACCATGATCACCAACGAGCCCGCGAAAGTGCGTGAATTTTACCGCGCCTGTGGCGGCCAAATGATCTACAAGGTCCTCTCCACGCCGTCACTGATGACGGACGAACGCCTGATGACCCGAACGGACATCGACACGGAACAGGCACAAACAGAAGTTCCAGAAGACCTGATCGTGAAAACAACGCTCGTAGGCGAGCCCGAAATGGAAGCGCTGGAGACCATTCGTCTGACGCCGTCCCTCTTTCAGGAGTACGTGCCCAAGCAACACGAGTTGCGCGTGACCGTCATTGGCAATGAAGTCTTCGCCGCAGAAATTCATTCGCAGGAACGGCCGGAAACCTCCATTGACTGGCGGGACTACAGCGTCTCGATTCCTTACCGCAAAGCAGACCTGCCCCCAGCCGTGGCCGATGCCTGCCTGGCCTTTGTCAAAGGCTATGGCCTGCACTACAGCGCCATGGACCTGATCTACACCCCCGATGGGCAGTACGTGTTCCTGGAGAACAACCCCAGTGGACAGTTTCTTTTCGTGGAGCATCAGGTTCCGGAATTACGCATGAAAGAAGCCATGTCCAATTGCCTGATTCGCGGTGGCGTGGCGTGA